Proteins found in one Prunus dulcis unplaced genomic scaffold, ALMONDv2, whole genome shotgun sequence genomic segment:
- the LOC117613301 gene encoding UPF0481 protein At3g47200-like, whose protein sequence is MMSDIYADDGLLHSLSTRLKCASPLPSRSSIYRVPETLRRHNEMAPNLVSIGPFHYGRPRLQAMEEMKMWYLKCLLKQTPDPDNCLVHLVKVIKKHEIFCRDCYEERVPLSSDEFVEMMLVDGCFIIELLRKYKRFCFSFGEGGDAIFRTPRMLSTITNDLLLVENQLPWRVLDCLFKVARVDDDDDHGITSLRQLACLFFQNPTFVRSFDTIMSLKLEEEFVSSHLLETVRNFVVQDQQDVEVVKDIEYRTPIPSVSELLEIGVKFVASDDVSGQLNITFRNGVMEIPPIIIRANGECFIRNLIAYEQCLQKPEQCHMTSYAILFSHLIESVQDVDFLIQKEIITTELSKVSTATFFNRLSNGTEAIFFFYGDLAKEVNEYIKRRWLKTRLIRVKRNYLYNPSSFWSVSNGVAVILILTLTQTIYTVLSYYK, encoded by the coding sequence ATGATGTCAGACATCTATGCGGACGATGGATTACTACACTCCTTGTCAACAAGACTTAAGTGCGCATCACCATTACCATCTCGTAGTTCCATATACAGAGTCCCAGAAACACTACGAAGGCACAATGAAATGGCCCCAAATCTGGTTTCAATTGGGCCATTTCACTATGGAAGACCGCGTTTGCAAGCCAtggaagaaatgaaaatgtggTATTTGAAATGCCTTCTTAAACAAACTCCAGATCCAGATAACTGTTTGGTGCACCTTGTCAAGGTAATTAAAAagcatgaaattttttgtcgTGATTGCTATGAAGAAAGGGTTCCTCTGTCTAGTGATGAATTTGTAGAAATGATGCTCGTTGATGGCTGCTTTATTATTGAACTTCTCCGCAAATACAAAAGGTTCTGCTTTTCTTTCGGGGAAGGTGGTGATGCTATTTTCAGGACGCCAAGGATGTTGTCGACAATTACAAATGATTTGTTGCTAGTTGAAAACCAACTCCCTTGGAGGGTTCTTGACTGCTTATTCAAGGTCGCAAGGgtagatgatgatgatgaccaCGGAATAACATCTCTACGTCAACTTGCTTGCCTTTTCTTTCAGAACCCCACATTTGTACGGTCATTTGATACTATAATGTCTCTAAAACTCGAAGAAGAATTCGTAAGCAGCCATTTACTCGAGACTGTAAGAAATTTTGTGGTTCAAGATCAACAAGACGTGGAAGTTGTGAAGGATATTGAATATCGAACTCCGATTCCTTCCGTGTCAGAGCTTCTAGAAATTGGAGTCAAATTTGTGGCTTCCGATGATGTTAGTGGTCAGCTCAACATTACCTTTAGAAATGGAGTGATGGAGATTCCACCAATAATAATTCGAGCGAATGGAGAATGTTTCATCAGAAACCTCATAGCCTACGAACAGTGTTTACAGAAGCCCGAGCAGTGTCACATGACCTCTTATGCCATCCTGTTCAGTCACCTTATTGAGTCTGTACAAGATGTGGACTTTCTGATTCAGAAAGAAATTATAACTACAGAGTTGAGCAAGGTGAGCACAGCCACTTTCTTCAATAGGCTTTCCAATGGCACTGAagccatcttcttcttttacgGTGACCTCGCAAAGGAAGTAAATGAATATATTAAGCGTCGCTGGCTAAAGACTAGGCTAATAAGGGTCAAACGGAATTATTTATACAATCCGTCATCATTCTGGTCTGTTTCTAATGGAGTGGCCGTTATTCTCATCCTTACCTTAACACAGACCATATATACTGTTCTCTCCTACTACAAGTAG